GTAGGTACAGCTTCCCCAACGTAAACAGCAACTGGTGGAGTTGCAGGACCAGTTCCCTGCGAGTTGAATGGCAGTACGACTATCTCATAGTTACGATCCTGAGTTAGATCTGTGAGTATAACCGATTCTGAGCTTATTCCCATTACATCTTGTTTGGGAGTTGCTTGAAGAGCAGTTGGGAAAtcagatatttgttggaaaaggaCACGATAACCGCCAGTTATAGCATCTCCATTCCAAAGAACTTTCTCTAGAGGATTCCAGTGAACACGAACGCTAGTAGTGGTTATCGGAACAACTCTCAAACCAGTTACTCCTTGCGAAGGAGCCGCTGAAAGAGTGCGCACTAATATACTTTCTTGGCTAAATGTTGATGGTCCCAAGTCGTTGGTTGCCTGAATTCTGAATTGGTATGTAGTGTGAGGTTTCAAATTCTGGGCCGTGTAGGAATTAACTGAAGGATCAACTCGTTCCGGAAGCGAAGTCCAAGGGCCCTCATTTTCTCGAAACTGAACTATGTAGTAACGTAGAGGAGCGAATCCATCTCTTCCTGGAGTCCAGCTAAACGTAATCTGATGCGCTTGGATCTGGCTTCTGGATATCTGGGGCGCTGATGGGGATTGTGGTCTTTCCCGATTATTAGTTGTGTATACTAAAACTGAAGCAGTGTTACCCCAACCTAGTCTTGTTTGTGCTGTTACGCTAAATATGTAATATCTTTCAGCTAACAGTTGGGTTGCTCGGAATGTCCTATCTGTCGGAGAGAATTCTCTACTATAATTCAAATTAGCACTTCCGTTCAATGAATAAGTGACTTTGTAGGCTAGAATCTCTCCATTCGGTTCTTCTGGAACATCCCAAATTATTCTTGCTGTCGAAAAGGATACATCGGGGAAGGAAACATTCGATGGAGCACCAGGAGTGTCCTCGAATGTTTGAATTCTAACAGGCGGAGTGCTAAGAGCTCCATCCCCCAATCGAGTGTAAGCCAACACTTGAATGTGATACACAACGTATTTTCTAAGTTCGGTTAAAGTCGTTGTGAACGATGCATTGTTGCTTATTGTTTTATGTTGCACTTGCACCCCGCGGTTAGCAGCTCCATAATACACTTTGTAACCATCAATTTGGCCGTTTCTGTGTTCTTTTGGAACCTCCCCCCATCTAACAACGATTGTGGTGGAGGACGTGGCATTGGCTTCAACTCCAAGGGGACCGAATGAAGGTACAGCTTCTCGGGTCCTTTCAACTGCTTTTGGACTTTGCCTGTTAGTAAGGAAAAACAGTGAAGAATGGGATAATTTGTTTAAAGATATAAAATTACAACTTACTTTGAGCATCCTACATCATTGCATGACTTCATAATCACTTCATAGACCGCCCATTCCTCCAAACTGTCCAGAACATGCGAGTTGGCTGTGTGATCTTCAATGAGCACCGACATCGCGGGAACTTTCGGACTACCATCAACTTGTCTGTACGTGATATTGTATCCTCTAGGATTCCCATACCACTCCGTCTGCTGCAGTGGAATCCATCGAACTCTTAATTCAGTTGCGCTCATGGCTCTTACAGTAACATTAAACGGTGGATGCATCGGCGGAGCTTGTATGGTTTGAAAGTCTTTTGTCGGCTCTGATGGTTCCGAGGAGCCTACCACATTGGTGGCAATGAGCCGCAATCGATATTGTGTGAAAGGCACTAATCCAGTGACAGTCAATGTCGAGGCGTCTGGATCGTAGATATCGAAAACTTTAAACCATGTTAAATTTCTTGCAGTTTGTGCCTCAACAGTCCACCGAGTAATCGATGAGTTCCCATCAAAGCCAGGAGTGAATTGAAGGACTACCGAGAATGCTTCTATATTTGACAGAGCCAGTTGCGTTGGTGCAGTTGGGAGAACTGGTTCTACTCCAGATTGTATAGTGGCTGTTTTTGCAGGACCTGGACCTACTTGAGTCCATGCGGTGATTTCAAACCAGTAGTGAGTGGTTGCTTGCAACTGATTGACTTCATAGTCGGTTCTGTCTGCAGTCAGGTTGACAAGCTTTCGAGTTTCTGGCTTATCCTTGATTTGGAAGCGAAGTTGATATCCGACAAGGATTCCATTGGCATTTTTAGGTGGGGTCCAAATCACTTTCACAGAGCGATCCGAAACATCGTTGAATTGCAGAGAAGCCACTTCGTCTGGAACATCTTCTTTGGTTTTCACAGGAACCATTTCGCTTCTGACGCCATCTCCAGGATCAGTGAAACAAAGGACGGTAATATTGTAGTCTGTGAATTTTTGTAGCCCTGTCATAACAGCACTTTGTTCTGCTAAGGGATCTAAGAGGCTGGGTGGAACTGTGATCATTCTCTCTTCACTTTCGTGTTCACCATCTCCTGCGATTTGGTATCGCCACGCTTGTATTTTGTAGCCTTGGTTGATACCATTAATTTGTTGTGGATTAGGTGGCTTCCAAGAAACTTTCACAGCTGTTGAATTGACCGCTATTGCTGTTACATTAGTCGGTGGAGCCTCAGGAATTCCCTCCTTTGTTTTGATTTTCGCTCCCTCCGTGAAAACGCCTACTCCCATGTTATTGTATGCCGCAACTTGCACTGTGTAATCCTTCCATGTGATGAGTTCTTGTATCAAATAATTCCTCTGGGCTTCGTTCGTTATATTCTGCGTGGTCCATGGACTATTGTTATAACCATAAAGCCTGTAGCGAATAATGTAACCGAGAATTTGTCCATTCCGGTGTTCTTCCAGAGGTGGTTGCCATTGAATGATGATTTCGGAGGATGAACGAGCTGAGCCAACGAAACCCACTGGAGGGCCAGATGGAGCTAGATCCAGAAAAATATAGAATTAGTAAAATATAGAAAAGTGTAAAGTTAGAATTGGTTAGTTCCATAGATACCTCTTTCAAGCGGTAATGCTACTTAAGCGTTTTATTGTATGGAAATAAAATATAGTTAAGAAAAAATTTCATGTTAGAATGAGATTGATAGTAAGTTAGTCAAAAGGTTTCAATGACGGTTATGATAATGATTTAAAAAATCCATTCAATGTGACGATATAATATTTCTATAGCAATCTATTATTTACATGCGAATTGTTGAACACACTTCAATGTTCCTAAACtaatgaaaaatctaaaatggGTTCTGAGAGTTAATGCTACTAAGTTGCCGCTAAGTTTTGCAGACTTTTTCCATAGCAGCGTAGTAAACCATTGTTAAAAAATGTTAGGaaaaatgatgatgaataaagtaaaaaaatgaataaattttagAGTGAACCATTGAAAAGATAGATTTACATAGGGTCATCCAATAAGCATGCCTGACtttcaaaattgaaaacttttttgcAGATCGCACTACACTGAATATCATTTTTTACATGAATTCAAATGATGCTGACGTTCAAGTCTTCGATATGAGGGTTTAATATGAGTACTGGCTGTGCAGGCATAATCCTACGATCCTCTTCGGAGACGGATCGATTTAAAGacgacaatcagagccccaatATATGGGCACAACTACAACCACCAccaaactcccacaaggggaccaatcgcaaataaccgggccgagagcgcatcctccaggaattttgCTGAAGCATATCCTTTCATGGAgccatctcggttcccatggtaccagataacctccggctTCGTAGCAAGTGCCACTTTAGATCAGTACCATTGAAGACTCGCGTCTAATCGCCCTCCTGAAGTAAAGTGGGCCATGTTTGAGCGTTTTCAAGGTCGCTATTTGCCCTTTTTCCTTCAGGTAGTCTggaaatttttagattttccagGATTACCAATCATAGTTCTTCATGGTGATGTTGTGGTTCTTGTGTACCATGTGCTTGGTTACTGGCGAGTTTATTTCGTTCGCCTTCCGTCCTTTCTATAATCCTTCCTCTATGTTTGAATTAGGAGATAGTTTGTTAGtcgaagtcttaaaatgaaagattaccTTAGAAggtatttttccttttcattggccAAAAGTATTTGGTGatatatacaaatacgtatttcggggaccaactgtcctcttcttcagtgttttatcttctgatagtttcctttacaatttttttcatagcTAGTCATGTAATTGTAATATCTTAAGATTCTATTCTTCTCCAGACACAAAGTATTAAATCACTTTATACGAGGCTAGAATATAACACACTCCATGCTTACTCCGCACACTTAAAAATCACCAAGAACACCGATGGAAGAAAGGGCGACATGACCGACCTATGGGAAAAAATCAATAGGGTCTACACCTGCGAAAAGGCCAGAAAGAGGAGCATattggaaaagaaattaaaggCGCTCATCACAACACAAGCGGGCCAGGGTGCAATAGAGAAACCGAAGGAAGAATTCACACCAAACTAAGGCGATCAACAGATCCAACGAAAACTTTACCCAGAAACAGCTTTCACTTCTCAATAAAGGCTTAAATTTCGCCATAAGAGACCCCACTTTCCACAAACAGGACATCATAATTGACGTCGAGATAGGAATCAAATATACATCACAAGAGGCGGTACCCGAGAAGAAATTAGCCGACTAGCAGACTCCGTTAAAAGATGGAAAAAGCTCTGGCCGAATGCAAGccattattaagaaagcagCCGAACTGAGACTGCCTAACCCCCCTAGAATCAATTGCCGCCCCAAGAAGGCAACAAGGTCTGAAAGATAATAGCAGCAACGAATTCACCGAtccaaaatattgcgaagtggctcttggaagaagtcaaaaggCTAGGCCTTAGAATAGGGAGACTTGCAGTGGGCAACGGTAGAGAAGCCATTGCCAGACTCAACGAGGTCGGGGGATATCAAGTGATGAAATCCtatccttcgacgtaaaagcgctgTTTCCAAGTGGACCGATGAAGGAAGCCCTATACTTGTTCGAAGAATGGCTCACCACACACGAAAACTCACCGAATGTAGGAAGAAGTAATGAACTACATCTTGGAAATAGCCAAGAAAAAtggatacaacaggaacctcatcaaaaaaacgaatcaaaaagaaactacacCAGGCCTCAAGAtagcaactttcaacactcctCCAAGAGGCGAACGCAGAACCTAGGCAACGGATAACATTAACCTGCTCGGGTCGGATGCAGAACACTAAAAAGCGGCTACATAAACATGGATTGCGGGTCACCTCGTCCAGCAGATGAcacctacttaggacccggttacaatcagttAAGGACGAAAAAGAGTGTACTGAAAAAAGCGTTATAAGATTTCCCGCTcagactgcgacaagatttactACGtagggcaaaaaaaacggctagTCCACATCAGGATGTTAGAACAGATAAAGGAGGCCGAATCCGCTAGAAATAAGGACAACCCACACATAAAGTCCGCGGTTGCTAGATATATCAAAGATTTTTGTTTCAACTGCTGTTTCCTGCTTGTGGGTATCGGCACCTGTTTCTCTTTTCTGGGTATCGCTGCTGCACACTTAGGTACGTTAGTTCCCTTCTCTTCAGCTACCCTTCCTTGTGTCTTATCAgatattctgtttttttttgtccatCTTCGTGGTGCTgagtatgtttttttttcatttttgaagtttttctcGCTTAGCGAGGCCGTGTACGTGCGATAATTCGTTGAGTTGAAGGTGACCATTTTTTGACTCCATGAGCGATTGGGGGTTATTGGTATGGTTCGTCGGGTGCGGGTGATTTTTCGGTGGATGTCAAACTTCACCTTTCCATCCTTGTTCATTATTTTGATCTTCAAGAAAGTAAGGCTCTGGTTCATGTTTATCTCCATTGTGCCACGACAaggactttttttttttctttaaactttctaccgttcacaagcggatcCGGCTCTTCGTGATCAGTttggcaattttattttatcaaatacctgatctggatgcaatatcgagacttttaaatccccatccagggtatcaaaccaccgttgtttcggccggccttttgcccgtttaccatcgactttggtgATCAGACCAATTtcgacaagtgaattctcgttggcgcgaattacgtgatcataccatcgaagacgcctcactcGCAACTTTGACCTTATCAGGAAGGACATCATCCATATATCTTACCCAGAATGGAGGGATTATTCCCTCCTTTTCATCTTCTCTTCCATTCCATGTTTTTCAAGCAAATTTCATTGAGTTGAAGGAAAAGACTATATTTGTTTCAATCAGGGATTTTTGATCGTTTTCATACGTAATCATTGTTTCAATTCTCTTACTTCAAAAAATCAAGTTTGTATGATTCAAACGTCAGTCCCGTGTTCAAAATGTTCTTGTCTAATGCCTACCATATAAttatggcgaaaccgatcacgacgagccgactccgcttgtgaacggggcaaaggtgaagaaaaagaaaaagttcgCAGGTAACCGGTGACCGGAACTTGTATGGATTCCAGCTCATCTGCCAATTTGGACTGTTCAGGCGACTGGAGATCGATTGAAAAGCGATTCGATCAATGGGCTTGCCGGAAAGAAGATTAGGCAAACCGATGCGTGTGTGGGTTAGTAGGTAACAcctgatatatgtatatattatgtgagaatatccacattcagttttgaatttgcaaagaactttgttagtaatagtgcgattcccaccaaacttagtagaatcatgctctacgttataccctacattgttgcaTTGTGGTGATAGAAGGgggcattattaactttatttgaacagagatatcggtatggagggtacttcgaagcctaggcaccgtatagtggcaggctCCGAATTTATTTCATCGCGCGAACGGGGAGGCGGGcaggattcagaaaatgcaagaatttccactgtAGGGCGTCGGGAACGCAAGATATGGCGGAAAATCGACGCCTCAAAAGTCTGGCCAAAATCGcggaatattgaaaatttcctcaacCCCCAAAAAATCACAAATGAAGAATAGATACtcttacatttaatcaaggagtcaatTCAGTTTttaccatcgttgtgataacagtgtataaaaggaaaaaaggatggaaaaaagccaagaacgtatactttttctgtatgagttcaaactcggtcataaagcagcggaagcGACCAGGAGcgttaacagcgcatttggagctgataaggtaagcgaacgaaccacacggcggtggttcgaaaaattccggtcaggcgacgtaaaccttcaaaatgagccACTTGGGCATCCcgaaccatcgattgacaacgacgagctgtgtttgctagtcgaatccgcacacgtcagtctgtgagataCTTTGCAGAGAGTATACTAAccaacagtttcccggcacttacaacaacttggaaaggtgaaaaagcttgacaaatgggtttcgcatgcatgcatgcatcgGAGCAAAACAatcgaatggaaatttacagTTCTTTGCTCTCCTGCAACAAAagtgatccctttttgcacagaatagtgacatgtgatgaaaagtgaatattaTACAACAATtgtcgccaatcagcacaatggctagatgctgatgagccagtgaagcatatgccgaaaccgagcctccatccgaagaaggcaaTGGTgattgtttggtggtctacagctggagctatccactattcttttttggcacctggagaaacgataaatactgttcccaactcgaggaaatgcaccaaaaattgagcattcaacagagatggtatgatactccttcacgcCAATACACCTCAAGTAtctagaacaacggttcaaaatttGAACGAATTGCGGTATGAGACTTtgtctcatccaccatattcgccGGACCTTTCGCAAAcggctaccacttttttaagcatttagatcattttttggcggaaaaacaatttaggaacgaagaggctgtcaaaattgccttcgacaaatttatcaacacctaacagttggacttctacgaaactgacatacatgctcttgtatctcgctgggagaagtgttttgaatcgactggcacctattttgattaaataaataaatttttgtaagctttacagtcgcttcaaattttagtaccaaatcggccttttcatatgcaacaacctaatatatattcgcagatatcgatatttcgggactCAGAAGCTAGTTGCTCCCTTCCTCAATCTGCCCTGAGTGAATAATGgagcaactggctcccgaaatatcgatatctgcgaataaatacaataggattGTCCCTAATCAAAACACAATCTATTCGTTTCATtttaactttttaaatttttgggatagttcCCCGTTTTGGGTCGACTCCAGGATAGTTTTAGACCACCGCCAACTCCTGTAAGTTATTACAAAATACAAGAACCTGGAACAAGTTTTTCTTACGTTGCTTTTAGGGCAGAGGTCGTCcagcgtctgatgggttgcctctgccctggacaaaaccttCAATCCATGACACAGGGAACATAAGGAGATGGAAGCTACCATTTGCGAGCTCCACCATAAGTGTATTCATTTTCAACTGCCAGATTTGGATATCCATATGTTCTCATATACTCTTCTACTGAAGGATAATTTATTGAGTTTCTTCGCAGTGAGAATCATTCTTAGATGCTTAGAGAAGAGGTTCATTCATGATGGCGAAAATGACATGTGTCGGAATGGATTTGGCTAGACCTTCATATTGACACAGCTAAGAGGCTGTGAACCTGTCCAGTTTTGCTTGATGTAATCACGGCAATTGATAGTGGATAAGGTTGCATATTTGGTTAGGCTTCCCCAAAGCGTTAAACTTTTGGTGGGGTGGAGCCCACTTTTTATACTAGACACGGTTCATAGAGCCAATCACAGCTGAAGCCTTTGTTAAAATGTCATCAAAATGTAGGTTGATCGTGAGTGAGCTGCCTATGGTTCTACGGGGAAACTTGATGTGAGTGGTGTATGAACCCCTTTGGAGTTTGACAAATTTTACGTTGTTGGAATTATTGATGTTAATAGAGGTGTCTACCTCTAAAATTTGCAAACTCATTCGCCTTTTTTTGGAAGTTGTTGAACGGTAACCACTGCATTTTGGGTTATGATCGGTGGATAAAAAAAATGGGTCATTCTGGGCGCATTCTATAAAGTTTAGCGATTGCTGAGCGCATGCGGTCTCGTTGAGGCAGTGCAATGTATCGCAGAGGATGCCATCAGGGAACGAATTAGGTAATGTGTTTGGAAAGCACATCCATCAGCTCAGCGGAGGAGAAATGTTGGGATACACAGACTAAAGTTGGTTTAGATGGGAGTAAATGCCAGAGCCGATCGTATTGGGTATCGGGCGATCTACTAGCTATGACAGGACAATTTGTGCTGAGTTTTATAAAAGTCCAGAAATCTGAGAGACTGGAAGAACACCTTATTTGCTTGATTTTGGTAGTCCAATGTTGGCGCCAAGCAACGCAGACTTTTTGCTAGTTgctatttgttggaaaagtggcttTCTGTGTTTGCGCAGTGTAGTGTGATATTTtaatttatgtgaatttcacGTCCAAAAAGACTCGGCCCTTCGGACAATAGAAGAGGTGGAAATTAAGATTacgctgtgctggctgttgctgATGTTAACCACCACAATGTCCCACATCCGTTCGAAGCTAGGTTGGTTTATCAACGCTAAATCCGGGATCACGAGGTGTTTCTATGTATTGTTTATAAGATGGTGGTGGGGTGGGTTTGCCATTGTttctaatttgaaaaattgttccGGAGAGCTTCACTAGCACTGCGCCTTTGACAGGCTAAAGTCATGCGTTAAAAACCTTTGGCATGTCCTATATAAATCTTAGTAGCTTATTTACTTTTGTTCTGTATAAACCCTGGTGGACGGTGGAGGGCAAACTAAACTATACGGAACTTTTTAAAAAGTAATATTAGCTTTAAAGCTGATGGCGACACCCTTAAGCAAATTTGACCTGAGTGTGATAATAGTAGTAAAATCGGAAATAGAATAATTTCTGTTCTGGTCGTCATAGTTAAAAAAATCTGCCAGTGCAACTGCGTCAACATATTTGATTTAGAATGTTTTGATATAGAATTaccttttggaggagtgtctcTGCTACGAGACCTCGGGACTGTTCATGCTTCCCGTCCCAAAGAAGACTACGGTCGTCGGCTTTTCTATTGATTAGGATTGGACTGCTGCAACAAAACAGTGGAGGTCTATGCGACGGAGACAGTGAAAATGTTGAAGTCGTGGTTAGAAAAGGCCAGGATGAATCTAGCTCAAATTGTACATCTTGATGATTTAACGTGAATATCCGCCGTGTTGCCCTAACTCCACGGTCTTTTTAAGACTATAATCGGAGCCCCTGTACGACAGGTATCGTTGGgccagtttatactgagtgcaggttcagcattcaCACTGGTGGATACAAAACCTACTTAAAGCCTCTACCGAACTGAGCAGTACAGCACTCGAGTTCACGCTCGATTTCCGAAGGACTCTATCCGTAATGTGGACGTTACCACAACTCCCTCGAAATTTCCACTAAAGGCCCAATTGTAAATAACCGAGCCGAGAACACATGGCCCAGGAATTCTCTTGAGACATATGAACTAGGATGGCGAACGTGGCTGAAGTCATTTCAAATGAATCTCCctgcaggctcgggtctgacCGCCGGAAGCCTTGaagtattcgcctactgcatcacgatttCCCGGCCTCACTCGTGGTTCTCCTTGGTCACTTGGTGGTGATTCcatcgacagggttgctgccccgtccgCCTGTTCAAACAAGGTACTAACAAACTGTACCAAAAAAACACTTTCAAAGTAGAATTTGTCTCTAAGGCATCTACCAAAGTTTACCAACTGCAGCGATTTTAGAATGACTTCAGATGAAATGATGGGCCCACAAACTCAAAGGGGTGGCTCGGGGAGACCAGCTACTATATTAGCCGGTTCCTTACTCAAGCGGATCTTCTCTGatttggattggatgattcaTACAATTACCCTGGATATGGTAGCATGTCAAAAAATCCAGAGATTGTGATGTTTCTCTACACGAGATTGGCAGTGAAAGAAGAAACTGAAACGAAACGTTGAGGACAAAGGTGAGCCGGAAAAGTGTAATTGAAGAGATGCTCAAGTCGAAGGAGGGCTTGGAGTTGCTCCGCAACTGTAAAAATGCAGAACGAGCTACCGAAAGAGACGAAGAGAAGGGAGAGGACATATGAGGAAATATGAGAAGCCTATTTTTTGGGCATCAGTAATGCTGCGATAAAAAAACGAGTACCGgctaaggttttatttttcatccAGACGAAAGATTTTGTCCACAAAAACTGGAAAGATTCTTTTAGAATTTGCGCGTCTTCTATAGTATGGGAAATCTATGCAGCAGGGGCCAACGCTTTAACATCCTGGACGCACTCATTGAGGATGAGGAGTAAAGTCAATATTTAAGGATTCAGGCATGCCTATTGGTAGAcccttttaaaaaaatgtataaatgaGTCCTAGGTCAATACTGTGGTTCGAATCAAAACGAAGATAAAAACAACTTATATATACTTATATACAAATAAAAGCTACTGATTTCCTGCTCCACccattgcaaaataaaaaataagccCTTTCCCCTTTATTAGATTGACATATATAGATATTAGCATGCAATTCAATCTACTCACCTTCTTGTGGTAATTCAATAATGTTACTCGGTTCTGATGGGGATCCTTCGCCCACCCGATTAACTGCACTTACGCGGAATTGATAGACAGTCGCAGCCTTTAAATTGGTCAATAAAACCCAACGTTGTGATGCTGACACATTGCTTAGTTCGGTTATCCAATTAAGAAGCGGATCTGGAATCGGACCTAAAAATTCTTCTACAGTTAGATGTTCAGATAATTTGGCAGAAGTAGTAGGTAGAGTAGGTGGTAGTAGATTTGGTATGCATGAGTATGATTCGAAGAGTAATATTGTGTGTACGAACGGAGAAAGAACGAGacgaacaaaaagaaaacacaCAAAAGAAAATATGTAAGCCGATCAGTGTgtactttcttttttcaaatataagcAGTTACCTAGTTCAGATACTTCGCGTCTTTGTACTATGAATTTTTGTATTTGACTATTCCCATCGAATCCTGGTGTCCAAGATACATTGATGACCCGTGGGTTCTCTGCGTCAATGCGTTCAGCTTTGATATTTGTCGGTGGAAATGGCAATTCGATAACGCTCAGTTGGGCCGAGCGTGTTTCGTTACCACCTGGGGAGGTGACCATGCAAGAGTAGGTGCCAACGTCAGCGGCTCGAACCGCTTGGATTTCCAAGGTGCCATCAGCTTGCACTCCAATTCGTTGGGAGTTCATAATTGGGGCAGTTTGACCTTCGCGATACCAATCAATGTTGTAAGGTACGGAAGGGTCACTTGACACCTTACACTGCAGGGATGCTGTCAAGCCTAGTAGGACTGTTGTATCCACTGGGGGTTGGATTATTTGGGTTCGAactggaaaaataataaaatatgaatTTGAGTTAAATTTTGAAgtggtttgatttttttttaaataggtaTAACAATAGGCAAAATATTTAAAACCAATTAACCAATTAAAAGCGTGACACTTGTATCCTTATGTCCTTGAATACCGTAAATGTACACATGATTACTTATTAAGCGTAGACTATTCATTCAGAGCTGTAACGACGAAGTACTTGGAAGTCAAATATCATCCACCATAGTACGAATGCCGAACAAATATTAATTCTCCCAAGACCTCGAAACATTTCACCCTTTCGTACTCAAAGAAAATTACTTTCAAGCAATTCAAAAAgcaaattcaatttgaaatggTAATGAGCATTTTCAGTTTATCAATTTATCAAATTCCGCAAAATTTAACAAAGTGACGACAGCAAATAATATGAACAAACAAGTAAAACGTATTAACATCCAGACAGATTTACAACCACGGGGAGAGTATCTCGTTGTTTTAGATACTCGTATAGCTGCTCTGGTTATTGGTCTTATTATATTAGCATCTCTAGCGTCTACTTAACAGCACGTTCGCCACTTATTTCAATACTTACCAAGGACTCCTAAATACGCTTCGCCGCTTACAGTCCCTGCTTCGTTAGAACGATTGCATGAATATAAGCCAGCGTCAAGTT
The DNA window shown above is from Hermetia illucens chromosome 5, iHerIll2.2.curated.20191125, whole genome shotgun sequence and carries:
- the LOC119656708 gene encoding protein sidekick isoform X6 translates to MEERERKRRTFVEGVPRFGIILLVVWLVLAKCSHAIDGIQVQPPRFVTHPSSSASMVNEGRTKILQCHALGSPQPSYRWLKDGVPVGDFSSSQYYRIHNTRREDAGNYQCIAKNDAGTIFSEKIDVVVAYMGVFENVTESRLSVQSGHPAIFTLPPIESVPSPSVVWQDERGALNYDIKYAYTKRNELIILSAEEADQKAYRARAINTQLGKEENSAFIHLNVTGDPYTEIAPEIIVHPEDMKIKRGESVALLQCIANARSLYEVETLWLKDGIFIENAGIDYTLNDQWNRTLALLSANLTHSGEYTCQVRLRSGGYPTVTASAIVVVQEPPYFFSPLRTETLGEYGSPLELHCDVLGEPPPSVTWYRNAEPLDLSVDKYVVKEDNTLIIKKLTMDDSAMFQCLASNDAGEKSLYTWLRVKTSDKLENNPSRIKNSFCSYYATNKHCKLLNRLKRLAQPRIIRVRATSTSGRRKHKDFRYDTASKSLIKKKASTPIMEQPPQNVTVLDGKDATISCRAVGAPTPNITWIYNKTQPVEVSSRVQILESGDLLISNVRELDAGLYSCNRSNEAGTVSGEAYLGVLVRTQIIQPPVDTTVLLGLTASLQCKVSSDPSVPYNIDWYREGQTAPIMNSQRIGVQADGTLEIQAVRAADVGTYSCMVTSPGGNETRSAQLSVIELPFPPTNIKAERIDAENPRVINVSWTPGFDGNSQIQKFIVQRREVSELGPIPDPLLNWITELSNVSASQRWVLLTNLKAATVYQFRVSAVNRVGEGSPSEPSNIIELPQEAPSGPPVGFVGSARSSSEIIIQWQPPLEEHRNGQILGYIIRYRLYGYNNSPWTTQNITNEAQRNYLIQELITWKDYTVQVAAYNNMGVGVFTEGAKIKTKEGIPEAPPTNVTAIAVNSTAVKVSWKPPNPQQINGINQGYKIQAWRYQIAGDGEHESEERMITVPPSLLDPLAEQSAVMTGLQKFTDYNITVLCFTDPGDGVRSEMVPVKTKEDVPDEVASLQFNDVSDRSVKVIWTPPKNANGILVGYQLRFQIKDKPETRKLVNLTADRTDYEVNQLQATTHYWFEITAWTQVGPGPAKTATIQSGVEPVLPTAPTQLALSNIEAFSVVLQFTPGFDGNSSITRWTVEAQTARNLTWFKVFDIYDPDASTLTVTGLVPFTQYRLRLIATNVVGSSEPSEPTKDFQTIQAPPMHPPFNVTVRAMSATELRVRWIPLQQTEWYGNPRGYNITYRQVDGSPKVPAMSVLIEDHTANSHVLDSLEEWAVYEVIMKSCNDVGCSKQSPKAVERTREAVPSFGPLGVEANATSSTTIVVRWGEVPKEHRNGQIDGYKVYYGAANRGVQVQHKTISNNASFTTTLTELRKYVVYHIQVLAYTRLGDGALSTPPVRIQTFEDTPGAPSNVSFPDVSFSTARIIWDVPEEPNGEILAYKVTYSLNGSANLNYSREFSPTDRTFRATQLLAERYYIFSVTAQTRLGWGNTASVLVYTTNNRERPQSPSAPQISRSQIQAHQITFSWTPGRDGFAPLRYYIVQFRENEGPWTSLPERVDPSVNSYTAQNLKPHTTYQFRIQATNDLGPSTFSQESILVRTLSAAPSQGVTGLRVVPITTTSVRVHWNPLEKVLWNGDAITGGYRVLFQQISDFPTALQATPKQDVMGISSESVILTDLTQDRNYEIVVLPFNSQGTGPATPPVAVYVGEAVPTGEPRAVEAAPISSTEVRLRWKPPKLNMQNGDLLGYKIFYLVTDSPQELEEGRTHEEEIEVVPASTTSHSLVFLDKFTEYKIQILAFNPAGDGPRSAAITVKTLQGLPGPPANLKFDEITMQSLKVSWEPPKKRNGEILGYLVTYETTEENEKFSKQVKQKVTGTSLFIQTLEEEVTYTFTVRAQTIDYGPAISGNVTTGPQEGSPIAPRDLILSKGVSSVDMHWVNGPSGRGPILGYYIECKKRENDNSYIYDSRWETISKTTSGPVQDFSVSFQSLLPSTAYTFRVISYNKYGISYPVVSKDTILTPSKLYLEYGYLQHKPFYRQTWFMVALAATSIVIIIMVIAVLCVKSKSHKYKQEIQKTLEESMAMSVDEREGLALDIYRARHAAGGGSSTINSAGTLSRRTIGTLSRKPPHGPPPALGKSPPRPSPASVAYHSDEESLKCYDENPDDSSVTEKPSEVSSSDSQHSESENESVRSDPHSFVNHYANVNDSLRQSWKRQKPVRNYSSYTDSEPEGVTSLNGGQIIVNNMARSRAPLPGFSSFV